A window of Leishmania donovani BPK282A1 complete genome, chromosome 35 genomic DNA:
CCGCCAAAGCCACCACCCATCATACGACCACCGGCGACATCCTTGTCCTCGTTGATGAGCTCCTGGATGTAGTCGAGCTCGGGGGTGGTGATCTTCATGAGTTCGCGCATACCGACGTGGCCAGCGTTCAAAATTTCGCCGGCTTTTTTGACGCGCTCTTCGCGTGACAGCGGCAACGTCGGGTCGTTCAACTTGCGGAATTCCaacgtgcgcagctgctccatgATCTGGTAGGTGCCGCGCTCGAACTCTCCGGGTGTCATGAGAGACTTGAACTCCGCCATGAACTTTTGCACATCACCGTCGAAGCCGTACTGCTCTGGGTTGCGCACCATCAGGGAGAAGGAGTACGGCCTGCCACGGTAGCGGTGCTCACCGATCTTCTTCTGCGAGCTCTCCTGATCGATGCGAACCGAGTTATACATCTGAGCCGTGCCACCAAGCAGGTCGTGCTTGATCATCGAGTCGATCAGCATCCACGAGTACTCGTCGTGACCCAGGAGAGGTGTCATGTCGATAGGCTCGAAGGTGAGGTGCTTGCAATCCAGGAACATGAACTTGTCCACCTCCGCGAAGGCAGAGATGAACTGATCCATGATGCCGACATTCACGCCGCAGTATTCCGTCTCGATAAGGCGCGCTTCTTTGGCCAGCTCCATCAGCTCTTCCTTAGGCATCGCCGGTACAATAGAGTAGCGGCGGCCGCTCGAGGTGGGGCAATCCTTGTAACTCCTCGTGACAACAGAGTTGATAGCGTGAATGAGCGCGACGCCGAAGGCAGCCGACGCGCTCATGCCGGCTCCCATGGGAAGGGTGCCGTGCACTACCATGCACACCCCACTCAGGGACGCGTCATCAATGGCAACGCCGAGGCGGTTGAGTCGCAGCGTCATGGCGCCGCGCACAAAAGTTGTCCACGCCTTATTGTGCACGCATCCGCCAAGGTGGTCCATGTCGAAGTGCTCCTTCGTGTACGTCGCATAAAAGCGAACCTTCGGCTTCGCCTCCTTCTGGAAGTGCTTCACGCGCCCAACAAGGATGTGTGTGCCCtccaacaccgccgccgggcAAGTCCACCCCTCCATATAGTCAACGTGCTCACCAATCAGGTTTACTCGGCCAGGAGAGAAGGTGAAGACTAGCCACTCTACATCCGCGTCATTCTCGACTTTGAACTCCTCGCAGAAGATGGTCGTCAAGGTCGCAAGCGTGCTGTCGAGCCGCTCGTCCGGGTAGCTCTCCGCGGGCATGGCTGCGTGAGATCAGGAGAGGAAGTTACAGGGTAATAGAGTTGGTGTGCGAAACTTAGTGCGCTGATGAGCGCAGCGGTAACGCGAAACAGCAAACccaacgagaaaaaaaagaggcaaAGAGCGAAATCAATGCGAGCGAAATGCGCGTTTTTGAGTCGCAAGCAcacgaagaagaaaaagagagagagagagaaaagggaaggggacgGACGATGATGACTGTGCCGTCGAAGTGCTAACGGAATACCTTGTGTTTgcgtaggtgtgtgtgtctgtgcttgtTTAGTGGTACGgagagctggaggagcagtgTGACAGGGCGAACAACAAAGAacggacacacacagaaaaagaagcgaaaaagCTTGCCGGGCAGTATGGGGAGGATGGGCAGAGATAAAGCACGTTCATAGGGTGACAGAGTCCGACATCTCAGGGCGGCGCATGTGGTGAGAGTAGAGAgactcccccctccttcccccttgCTTTCCACCCTGTGTGtcagcgtgtgcgtgtcctCTTTCACTAGCAGGTTGCTTCGCATCCCTGCAAGTGTCTCAGGAAGTGAGGTCATACAACAACTCATGCAGCCAACAATTTTCACCTGCATCATGCTTCAGGGATGCAAAGAGCCGTCGAAGGGTCGTCTATGCGACTCCGAAGATCACAATTCGCAATACTCGCCTCTACACAAAAAGGGGGCCGTTTCAGAACCCTTCCCTGACGGTCCTTGCACACGGCACCGCCCATTCAGAGCACGGAAACGATGttacgcgcgcacagcagcagctgcatctgACCCGTACCGTGGTTCTGGCTTCAGCGGTGTGTGTTGTAGCCACATAGCAGCCCACACCTTTCCCCGCAGTGGAGGGAAAGAGATGTAAAgtacaaaacaaaacagacCGCCACCCGGTCGGCGaatgcgcggcggccgcagtcGTTCTCGTTCTATGCTGACAGTCtatggtgtgtgcgtggatTCATGCGTGATCATCTTGTTCGCGGGATGCGCCTCTAGGCCCTGTAGGGATGACAAACTCTTCTGCAAACTGCAGCCCAGAAAGAATTGCCTGCTCAGCGGCATGCTATGATGACGGCATCGCAGtggctggagcagcagccgtggagCCCGCGCCGAGGTCCACCTTGACTCGGCGGAGTCCTTCCTTCAACGCATCTATCAGCTGAGCGGCTCGCATTAGCTCGTTTGACTTGGTCTCATTCTCGTGCCTgcactcctgcagcagctgctgggaATGATAGAGTTGCGTCGCGAGCTGAACCGCTTGCGCACGAGGCAGCATACCGTAGGGGAAGGAGAATCCGGCCAGATCGCTGCCCGCAGCCCCCGACACAAGCGCACAGCCTTTGGCATCGTGGACAGAGGCAGCATCCATCACCTCGAGTCGCTGACGCAGTCGCCGCACCTCGTCATTGGCGTCCGCTAGCTGTCGTT
This region includes:
- a CDS encoding galactokinase-like protein, producing the protein MPAESYPDERLDSTLATLTTIFCEEFKVENDADVEWLVFTFSPGRVNLIGEHVDYMEGWTCPAAVLEGTHILVGRVKHFQKEAKPKVRFYATYTKEHFDMDHLGGCVHNKAWTTFVRGAMTLRLNRLGVAIDDASLSGVCMVVHGTLPMGAGMSASAAFGVALIHAINSVVTRSYKDCPTSSGRRYSIVPAMPKEELMELAKEARLIETEYCGVNVGIMDQFISAFAEVDKFMFLDCKHLTFEPIDMTPLLGHDEYSWMLIDSMIKHDLLGGTAQMYNSVRIDQESSQKKIGEHRYRGRPYSFSLMVRNPEQYGFDGDVQKFMAEFKSLMTPGEFERGTYQIMEQLRTLEFRKLNDPTLPLSREERVKKAGEILNAGHVGMRELMKITTPELDYIQELINEDKDVAGGRMMGGGFGGCIIMLLRRSAEDRVLAHVRKHFKARFNMENSCYKVKRAGSGGFVVSLEGKKMSGAGSKL